The sequence below is a genomic window from Rudanella lutea DSM 19387.
GCACAATGACCGACTCGCCCGGCAGAAACTCGAACGAGGGCGTTTGCGGCAGGTGCATCACCTTTTTGCCCCGAATCATGCTGGCCAGTACCGGGCTGCTGAACGTCAGTTCAACTTTTTCGGCAACGTGGTGGGTTTCGTAAATATTCAGTTCGGCAGAGTCGAGGGTGTACGACGTTCTGTTTTCGACTTCCTGTTCCAGCCGACGGGTTTCTAAGTGCCGCGAAATATCAAGAGGAGAGGTCTGAACACGCTTCATAGTGAAATGCCGAATACCGCAAGCGTTAGGCGCAATGGGTGGTTGTGTGCAGGCCATCCTTGCGTTGGTTCATTGGGGTGGGCCTCAATTTAGTTATAAATTTTGTTTGCATTGTGAAGCCTGGCCCTTTTCTTCCCCAAACGTATTTTGGTCGAACAGCGTCTGCATCAGCGGCTTTTTAGTTTTTAGGCTTTTAGAGGCAATCTGTTTTTTGCCGGGTTCTCTAAACTTCTTTTAAACAGGTTGAACTTAATCTGAAATTTAAATGTATATACATTAAATGTAATGACATTTAAAACAATCCATTCGCCTTCAAACGTTTAAATACCATGAGCACCTTAATCAACGGCCTCCATCACGTAACGACCATTGCGGGCGACGCCCAACGCAACGTCGATTTCTACACGGATATTCTTGGGCTTCGGCTGGTCAAGAAAACGATCAACTTCGATGCCCCCGACGTGTACCACCTGTACTACGGCGACGAAACCGGCTCACCCGGAACGATCCTGACCTTTTTTCCGTACGGACGTATCCCGCGGGGGCGTAAAGGGGCTGGGCAGTTGACCTACACGGCGTTTTCGGTGCCGACGGCTTCGCTGAGCTACTGGATCGACCGGCTCAACACCTACTCGATTGCCTTTGCCGGCCCGTACAAACGGTTCAACGAAACGTACATTCGGTTCGATGACTTCGACGGAATGGGCATTGAACTGGTAGCTAATGACGAGGATCTTCGTACTGGTTGGGCTACCGGCCCTGTACCGGCTCAGTTTGCCATTCGGGGTTTTCATACGGTGACCTTGAACGAAACCAACCCCGATGCCACCATCAAACTGCTTACCGAAAGCATGGACCATCGGCTGGTGGCTGAGGAGGCCGGGCGATTCCGGTTTGTAGCGGGGCCGGGCGCGGCCGGTACAGGCGGGTCAGGGAGTTTTGTCGATGTGCAGCACGCGGCTGGCGAGTTGCGCGGGGCGCAGGGAGCGGGGTCAGTGCACCACGTGGCCTTTGCCACCGACAACCACCAAACGCAGGTGGCTATCCGGGAGCGGCTTATTGACAACGGTTTCATGCCGACCGAGATTCTGGACCGGAATTATTTCAAGAGTATCTACTACCGTGAGCCGGGTGGGGTATTGTTTGAAATTGCGACCAACCCGCCGGGCTTTGCTATCGACGAACCTGTAGCTTCACTCGGCCGCGAACTCAAATTACCCGAGTGGTATGAGCCGCGCCGGGCACAGATCGAAGCCGGTTTACCCCCAATTTCGGTTAAGTAAAAAACGCTCTCCTGAACCGGAGACAACTGGTATGATTCACAACCCGAATAATATTGTTACGGCTGGTGTACCCCTCGAAAAGGCGGGTAAAGTGATGGTGATGGTGCATGGCCGGGGCGGGTCAGCGCGTGATATTCTGTCGTTGAGCCAGTACATTGACCACCAGGATGAGTTCGCGTTCATTGCACCCGAAGCCCATCAGAATAGCTGGTACCCATATTCGTTTTTGCAACCGATGGAGCGCAACGAGCCCTATCTGTCGTCGGCGCTAACCACCCTCGAAATGGTGCGGGCCAGGTTGCAGTCGGATTTCAACCTGAAGCCTCCGCAGATCTATTGGCTTGGGTTTTCGCAGGGTGCCTGCCTGACGCTTGAGTTTGTGGCCCGCAACCCGCAGGTGTACGGCGGGGTGTTTGGCCTGAGTGGCGGGCTGATTGGTCCTGAGGGCTCTCCCCGCGATTACGCGGGAACGCTCGACGGGACACCGGTGTTTTTAGGCTGTAGCGATACCGATTCGCACATTCCGAAGGAG
It includes:
- a CDS encoding ring-cleaving dioxygenase encodes the protein MSTLINGLHHVTTIAGDAQRNVDFYTDILGLRLVKKTINFDAPDVYHLYYGDETGSPGTILTFFPYGRIPRGRKGAGQLTYTAFSVPTASLSYWIDRLNTYSIAFAGPYKRFNETYIRFDDFDGMGIELVANDEDLRTGWATGPVPAQFAIRGFHTVTLNETNPDATIKLLTESMDHRLVAEEAGRFRFVAGPGAAGTGGSGSFVDVQHAAGELRGAQGAGSVHHVAFATDNHQTQVAIRERLIDNGFMPTEILDRNYFKSIYYREPGGVLFEIATNPPGFAIDEPVASLGRELKLPEWYEPRRAQIEAGLPPISVK
- a CDS encoding alpha/beta hydrolase is translated as MIHNPNNIVTAGVPLEKAGKVMVMVHGRGGSARDILSLSQYIDHQDEFAFIAPEAHQNSWYPYSFLQPMERNEPYLSSALTTLEMVRARLQSDFNLKPPQIYWLGFSQGACLTLEFVARNPQVYGGVFGLSGGLIGPEGSPRDYAGTLDGTPVFLGCSDTDSHIPKERVLETEAVLSRMGAEVTTTLYPNFAHTINEDELKTINLLLRGR